Within the Corynebacterium sp. sy039 genome, the region TGTGCAAACACATATCAGGCGATAGCTAAGCCAAAAACAAACACGGCAATGCGAGATAAAACTTTGTAAGATGAAAACGTCGTGCCTATGGTGCGTTAGCGTTGTTTTTGCTTTAGTTTTGTCTAGGTTTTGTCTGGATCTTGTATCTATGAAGATTATTTCTCGTGGTCCCGTTGCTCAGTTACGGCAAGGAAAAATTGAGGGAGTGATTATTGATCGCGTGCGTACCTGGCGCGGTGTTGCCTATGGACAAACTACAGCAAAGAAACGTCGCTTTCTTGCGCCTGTTCCAGTGCAACCCTGGCAAGGTATTAAGACTGCTTATGACTATGGCAAAGTTGCACCCCAACCAACATATGGTCTTAACGACGCTGTTATTGGGTCACAGGATTGTCTTAACCTAGATATTGTACGACCAGATACTGACGACGTATTGCCCGTGGTTGTTTATTTTCATGGTGGCTCATTTATCTATGGTTCCTCGCACCAACAGTTATTGCGTGGACACGGTTTTGCTCGAGATCTTAACGTGGTGTACGTATCAATCAATTTTCGCTTAGGGGTGCTTGGTTACCTGGATATGCGTTCTCTTGGTGATGATTGCGTTGCCAATCCTGCAGTTCTCGACCAAGTTTTGGCATTACAGTGGATCCGAGAAAATATCGCTGCTTTTGGTGGCGATCCACATAATGTCACCTTGATGGGCGAGTCTGCGGGTGGTGCTGCAGTATTAACGCTGATGTGCGTGCCAGCTACCCAAGGATTATTTCACCGAGCTATTGCCCAATCACCACCAATTTCTGTTGTGCATTCTGCTGCACAGTCGCGTTTTTGGACAAAACAGTTGGTGCGTCGATTAGCGAAAAATTACGGTCACCATGCGTTGCGTACTGCCAATTCTGAGTCTTCGCTATTGGCATATCTGCGTAAGATACCTACAAAAGACCTCATCCGTGCTGGGCAATCTATGTTGTGGCGCAGTCGAGAATTGTTTTATCTCAACTCCTGCTATGCGCCAACTGTAGATAAAACCACTCTGCCTTCGCACCCTCTTCATGTTTTTTCGCAGGGAAAACAGCATAAAGTTCCTCTGCTGATCGGAACGAACTCTGATGAAGTAGCTTTAGCTCAAGGTTTCTATATTCGGCAAAAGTCAAGAATCAAAGCAGCCACCCGGATGCTGGAAGATTTCGATCCTCAAGGCGCACCTGCTGTATTAGCGACCTATGGTGGAGCGCAACTGCGCAGAGATTTTGCCTTTTTGCTTGCCGACGCTCTTTTTTGGGCACCAGCGATGCAGGCTGCGCATTCTCATTGCACTCATGCAGATACGTGGATGTATCGTTTTGATTTTTCTCCTGCTCTACTTAAAAAACTTGGTTTAGGTGCTATGCATGCTATGGAATTGACCCCAGTTTTTGGTGATTTAACCGGCTCTAAAGTGTCTGCACTGCATAAGTTGGCTGGGAAAAATAATTTACTTGAGCTCAAAGAACAAATGCAGTACCACTGGGCTCACTTTATTCATCATGGTAATCCGGGGCATCACTGGCCTCGCTATGTAGCGCCTAATGATATTTTTCCAGGTAGAGCAACGAAAATTTTTGATCGTCATAGTCATGTGATTTATGATCCACAGCGTAATCGTCGTCAAGCATGGCAAAATTATGACATGACCGAATGGGGAATAGGGCGACCAGAAGTATGACACAAAACCTAGCCCAAGAGCTTGATCGTCTGGTATTGGATTATCCGCGGTTTAGTCCCTGCCTTGTTGTATCAGAGTCCTCTCAGATAATTAGTGCTCAGCAATTGCTCAGTAGTGAAGCCTTAGCTGATATCGCCACAGCATGCGCCGATATTTTCCACCTTGAGCAGTTGAAGCATCAGCTACATCTGTGGCTTTATACTTTTCTCAATGATGTGCTAAGCCCAGCACTGTATGTGATGATTCGCTCTGAGATAATCCCAGCAATAGACTTTTCCGATGACGCACACTCAGCAGCCTTGCTTTTTCGTCGAGATGCGCAAGGGTTTTGGTTTGGGCTACGACCACAGGCTCAAGCTCGTGACTATGAAGATATGGGTATGGGGATTGCTCGCAGTTTTGCTCCGATTATCGCTAAGATATGCGAGCACAGTGGAATGCGACCAGCACCTTTATGGGCACTCGTCGCTGATGCCGTGGTGCAGTCGTCGATTGCTAGCGCCAATGAAGAACTAGAAACCGCAAAAGCTCTGCGCGCTATCCCGCAAATTTTGGCAGGAATACAACGACACAGTGCCTGGCCATTGCCTACACCGCGATTCGCCGAGCTTATCGACGACACCATAGTGGAACTTGCAGAGACTCATGATGTGGCGGCAGCGCCAGATGTGCTCGTGGCACATCGCTCTAGCTGCTGCATGATTTATCATTCGCCAGAGATTGCGAAATGCGTCTCGTGCCCGCATCAAGAAAAACAGCAGCGGTATGCTCGGATTATTGCGGCTTATGAGTATTAGTACGAAAATATCCAGCACGAAAGCCACAGAAGTATTAGGCTGGTGCCTGGATCATAAAAATGGTCTAGTTTCATCTCATGCCGAGGGCGAGGAGCCACAACAATGAGTTTTTTTGAGGACATCGCAACTAGCCTTGATAACGCTGGTATTGAATCGCGGGTCAATGATGATGTGATGTTTGTG harbors:
- a CDS encoding (2Fe-2S)-binding protein; translated protein: MTQNLAQELDRLVLDYPRFSPCLVVSESSQIISAQQLLSSEALADIATACADIFHLEQLKHQLHLWLYTFLNDVLSPALYVMIRSEIIPAIDFSDDAHSAALLFRRDAQGFWFGLRPQAQARDYEDMGMGIARSFAPIIAKICEHSGMRPAPLWALVADAVVQSSIASANEELETAKALRAIPQILAGIQRHSAWPLPTPRFAELIDDTIVELAETHDVAAAPDVLVAHRSSCCMIYHSPEIAKCVSCPHQEKQQRYARIIAAYEY
- a CDS encoding carboxylesterase/lipase family protein, with the protein product MKIISRGPVAQLRQGKIEGVIIDRVRTWRGVAYGQTTAKKRRFLAPVPVQPWQGIKTAYDYGKVAPQPTYGLNDAVIGSQDCLNLDIVRPDTDDVLPVVVYFHGGSFIYGSSHQQLLRGHGFARDLNVVYVSINFRLGVLGYLDMRSLGDDCVANPAVLDQVLALQWIRENIAAFGGDPHNVTLMGESAGGAAVLTLMCVPATQGLFHRAIAQSPPISVVHSAAQSRFWTKQLVRRLAKNYGHHALRTANSESSLLAYLRKIPTKDLIRAGQSMLWRSRELFYLNSCYAPTVDKTTLPSHPLHVFSQGKQHKVPLLIGTNSDEVALAQGFYIRQKSRIKAATRMLEDFDPQGAPAVLATYGGAQLRRDFAFLLADALFWAPAMQAAHSHCTHADTWMYRFDFSPALLKKLGLGAMHAMELTPVFGDLTGSKVSALHKLAGKNNLLELKEQMQYHWAHFIHHGNPGHHWPRYVAPNDIFPGRATKIFDRHSHVIYDPQRNRRQAWQNYDMTEWGIGRPEV